In Phoenix dactylifera cultivar Barhee BC4 chromosome 11, palm_55x_up_171113_PBpolish2nd_filt_p, whole genome shotgun sequence, the following are encoded in one genomic region:
- the LOC103705179 gene encoding vacuolar protein sorting-associated protein 26B isoform X1 has protein sequence MNFIVGAFKPPCNITITFSDGKTRKQASIKKDNGKTAMVPLFQSQETISGEVIIDPIQGKKVEHNGIKVELLGRIELYFDRGNFYDFTSLVRELDVPGEIYERKTYPFEFSTVEMPYESYNGINVRLRYILKVTVSRNYVSNIVEYQEFCVHNYTPLPTINNSIKMEVGIEDCLHIEFEYNKSKYHLKDVIIGKIYFLLVRIKIKNMELEIRRRESTGSGPNTYVETETLAKFELMDGAPVRGESIPIRLFLSPYELTPTYRNINNKFSVKYFLNLVLVDEEDRRYFKQQEITVYRLQETS, from the exons ATG AATTTCATTGTTGGAGCATTCAAGCCACCATGTAACATCacaatcaccttttctgatgggAAGACTAGAAAACAG GCTTCAATAAAGAAGGATAATGGTAAGACCGCTATGGTCCCACTTTTCCAAAGTCAAGAAACCATATCTGGGGAG GTGATTATCGATCCTATTCAAGGAAAGAAGGTCGAACACAATGGTATCAAAGTTGAGCTCCTTGGTCGGATAG AGCTGTATTTTGACAGAGGCAATTTTTATGACTTCACTTCCCTTG TGCGTGAATTAGATGTTCCTGGTGAAATATATGAAAGGAAAACATACCCATTCGAATTTTCTACTGTTGAAATGCCGTATGAGTCATATAATGGGATAAATGTCAGATTGAG GTATATCTTGAAAGTAACAGTCAGTCGTAATTATGTCAGCAATATTGTGGAATACCAGGAGTTCTGT GTTCACAATTATACTCCTCTTCCAACAATAAACAACAGCATCAAG ATGGAAGTTGGAATTGAAGATTGTTTGCACATTGAATTTGAATACAACAAAAGCAA GTATCATCTGAAGGATGTTATCATTGGCAAAATATACTTTCTTCTAGtaagaattaaaataaaaaatatggagCTCGAGATTAGACGACGTGAATCCACTGGATCAGGGCCTAATACATATGTTGAGACTGAGACCCTTGCAAAATTTGAGTTGATGGATGGTGCTCCTGTAAGAG GGGAATCGATTCCGATTAGATTATTCCTGAGTCCATATGAGTTGACGCCAACTTATCGCAACATTAACAACAAATTCAGTGTGAAGTATTTCCTAAATTTAGTTCTTGTGGATGAGGAGGATCGGCGGTACTTCAAGCAGCAAGAAATCACAGTATACCGCCTTCAAGAAACTTCTTGA
- the LOC108511215 gene encoding protein BIG GRAIN 1-like gives MERWPKQCGNVKPSFASALLDFIDRSIDETDGGAVREHRTGGAPDRLYDRGPAAVKKQWSFVADRWPVERRSNVPVASGEEKQRTRLRKPDNRRGFLANSTFISSDCSSYGGFSSSNAESVPHPAGLRSIRIGSFLYRSEEAISKPPAPPRPVAASPPAHPHQDKKKSGLIRSKFRDLRKSKSPASLGARLASFLNSPFTAAAAGPASDPPLAGMSFRRTRPLTLAPIAPSPTVSSWN, from the coding sequence ATGGAGAGGTGGCCAAAGCAGTGCGGGAACGTTAAACCTTCGTTCGCCTCGGCCCTCCTCGACTTCATCGACCGGTCCATCGACGAGACCGACGGCGGAGCAGTGAGAGAGCACCGCACCGGCGGAGCGCCTGACCGCCTCTACGACCGTGGCCCGGCCGCCGTTAAGAAGCAGTGGAGCTTCGTAGCCGACCGGTGGCCAGTGGAGAGGAGAAGCAACGTACCGGTGGCCAGTGGAGAGGAGAAGCAACGTACCCGACTTCGCAAGCCCGATAACCGCCGTGGTTTCTTGGCAAACTCGACTTTCATCTCCTCTGACTGCTCCAGTTACGGTGGGTTCTCGTCCTCCAATGCCGAGTCGGTGCCCCACCCGGCCGGGCTCCGGTCGATCCGCATCGGCAGTTTTCTTTACCGGTCCGAGGAGGCCATCTCGAAACCCCCGGCTCCGCCGCGGCCGGTGGCCGCGTCGCCACCAGCGCACCCCCACCAGGACAAGAAGAAGTCGGGCTTGATCCGGAGCAAGTTCCGGGATCTGAGGAAGTCCAAGTCTCCGGCGTCGCTGGGGGCCCGCCTCGCCAGCTTCCTCAACTCCCCCTTcaccgcggccgccgccgggcCCGCCTCTGACCCGCCTCTGGCAGGGATGAGCTTCCGGCGTACGAGACCACTCACTTTGGCACCAATCGCGCCGTCTCCCACGGTCTCATCgtggaattaa
- the LOC103705179 gene encoding vacuolar protein sorting-associated protein 26A isoform X2: MVPLFQSQETISGEVIIDPIQGKKVEHNGIKVELLGRIELYFDRGNFYDFTSLVRELDVPGEIYERKTYPFEFSTVEMPYESYNGINVRLRYILKVTVSRNYVSNIVEYQEFCVHNYTPLPTINNSIKMEVGIEDCLHIEFEYNKSKYHLKDVIIGKIYFLLVRIKIKNMELEIRRRESTGSGPNTYVETETLAKFELMDGAPVRGESIPIRLFLSPYELTPTYRNINNKFSVKYFLNLVLVDEEDRRYFKQQEITVYRLQETS; encoded by the exons ATGGTCCCACTTTTCCAAAGTCAAGAAACCATATCTGGGGAG GTGATTATCGATCCTATTCAAGGAAAGAAGGTCGAACACAATGGTATCAAAGTTGAGCTCCTTGGTCGGATAG AGCTGTATTTTGACAGAGGCAATTTTTATGACTTCACTTCCCTTG TGCGTGAATTAGATGTTCCTGGTGAAATATATGAAAGGAAAACATACCCATTCGAATTTTCTACTGTTGAAATGCCGTATGAGTCATATAATGGGATAAATGTCAGATTGAG GTATATCTTGAAAGTAACAGTCAGTCGTAATTATGTCAGCAATATTGTGGAATACCAGGAGTTCTGT GTTCACAATTATACTCCTCTTCCAACAATAAACAACAGCATCAAG ATGGAAGTTGGAATTGAAGATTGTTTGCACATTGAATTTGAATACAACAAAAGCAA GTATCATCTGAAGGATGTTATCATTGGCAAAATATACTTTCTTCTAGtaagaattaaaataaaaaatatggagCTCGAGATTAGACGACGTGAATCCACTGGATCAGGGCCTAATACATATGTTGAGACTGAGACCCTTGCAAAATTTGAGTTGATGGATGGTGCTCCTGTAAGAG GGGAATCGATTCCGATTAGATTATTCCTGAGTCCATATGAGTTGACGCCAACTTATCGCAACATTAACAACAAATTCAGTGTGAAGTATTTCCTAAATTTAGTTCTTGTGGATGAGGAGGATCGGCGGTACTTCAAGCAGCAAGAAATCACAGTATACCGCCTTCAAGAAACTTCTTGA